A single window of Gemmatimonadota bacterium DNA harbors:
- a CDS encoding DoxX family protein yields MSTRAFSRPWAPLPLRVMLGAGLLYHGVPKLFSAEGHVAFVGMLAGLGVPAPDLSAWVIGAVETFGGVSLLLGGLVGLFATLNILVQLAAMFLVHLPHGFNFLNITGMTEAGPQFGMPGYEVNLLYVAGLLTLVLGGPGALALDRTRSPAAGEPSPARTPRPDPVGAR; encoded by the coding sequence ATGTCGACCCGAGCGTTCTCGAGACCCTGGGCTCCGCTCCCACTACGCGTGATGCTGGGCGCCGGCCTCCTCTATCACGGGGTCCCGAAGCTCTTCTCCGCCGAAGGTCACGTCGCGTTCGTCGGCATGCTCGCGGGTCTGGGCGTTCCCGCTCCCGACCTCAGCGCGTGGGTGATCGGTGCGGTGGAGACCTTCGGGGGCGTCAGCCTGTTGTTGGGAGGGCTGGTAGGGCTGTTCGCGACCCTCAACATCCTGGTGCAGCTGGCGGCGATGTTCCTGGTTCACCTGCCTCACGGCTTCAACTTCTTGAACATCACGGGGATGACGGAGGCCGGCCCCCAGTTCGGTATGCCGGGCTACGAAGTGAACCTTCTCTATGTCGCGGGCCTCCTCACGTTGGTGCTCGGTGGCCCCGGGGCGCTGGCCCTGGACCGGACGCGGTCCCCGGCGGCGGGCGAACCGTCCCCCGCCCGGACCCCGCGTCCCGACCCGGTCGGTGCCCGATGA
- a CDS encoding DoxX family protein, translating into MVLDPTLLSGLALFLLRLALALLFGSSGWSHLSKPRERAESVGLPVAATALLGAIELGAAVLLVLGLWVRWAALLLIGVMLGAIYKKVFVWKTGFWGDESQGWFYEVLYLICNLVLLSIGGGAWVLFG; encoded by the coding sequence GTGGTCCTTGATCCGACGCTCCTGAGCGGGCTGGCCCTGTTCCTTCTCCGCCTGGCGCTGGCCTTGCTCTTCGGGAGCAGCGGCTGGTCCCACCTCAGCAAGCCACGGGAGCGGGCCGAAAGCGTGGGCCTTCCCGTCGCGGCCACCGCGCTGCTGGGGGCCATCGAGCTCGGGGCGGCCGTGTTGCTCGTGCTGGGACTGTGGGTCCGGTGGGCCGCGCTGTTGCTCATCGGCGTGATGCTCGGCGCGATCTACAAGAAGGTCTTCGTCTGGAAGACGGGCTTCTGGGGCGACGAGAGCCAGGGCTGGTTCTACGAGGTCCTGTATCTCATCTGCAATCTCGTGCTGCTGTCCATCGGAGGGGGCGCCTGGGTGCTCTTCGGATGA
- a CDS encoding formate/nitrite transporter family protein gives MTADRSPSAPSSQEPSAEDLQESHSGSDQPSTYGEILAEQIWTAVHELERPTGGLILSGFSAGLDVGFSVFFMAIAFSMFGADFSDVGVRIFAANLYSFGFILVILGRSELFTEHTTLAVFPVLNRRATVGQLGRLWGLVYASNLAGGVVAAIIATQVGSRLGVAETRAFGMIAEHLLRPDGGVTFASGVLAGWLMGLLSWLLASAKDTMSRIVIVWMITTGIGLAGLHHCIVGTVEVVAGVLVDPALTWSQYGGFLLWATLGNTVGGTLFVAIIKYGHAVKSR, from the coding sequence GTGACGGCTGACCGGAGCCCGTCGGCCCCATCGTCGCAGGAGCCGAGCGCCGAGGATCTCCAGGAGTCGCACAGCGGCTCCGATCAACCCAGCACGTACGGCGAGATCCTGGCGGAACAGATCTGGACGGCGGTCCACGAGTTGGAGCGTCCGACGGGAGGCCTGATCCTGTCCGGCTTCTCGGCCGGGCTGGACGTGGGGTTCAGCGTCTTCTTCATGGCCATCGCGTTCAGCATGTTCGGCGCCGACTTCTCCGACGTCGGCGTGCGTATCTTTGCGGCCAACCTGTACTCCTTCGGATTCATCCTCGTCATCCTGGGCCGCTCGGAGCTGTTCACCGAACACACCACGCTCGCCGTGTTTCCCGTGCTCAACCGGCGGGCTACGGTGGGGCAGCTGGGTCGGCTGTGGGGGCTCGTCTACGCGTCGAACCTGGCTGGCGGCGTCGTGGCGGCGATCATCGCCACGCAGGTCGGCTCCCGGCTGGGCGTGGCCGAAACCCGTGCGTTCGGGATGATCGCGGAGCATCTGCTCCGCCCGGACGGCGGGGTCACCTTCGCGAGTGGAGTCCTCGCCGGGTGGCTGATGGGGCTTCTCTCGTGGCTGCTCGCGTCTGCCAAGGACACGATGAGCCGCATCGTCATCGTCTGGATGATCACGACGGGCATCGGCCTCGCCGGCCTCCATCATTGCATCGTAGGCACGGTGGAGGTGGTCGCCGGAGTCCTCGTGGATCCCGCCCTGACCTGGAGCCAGTATGGCGGGTTCCTGCTGTGGGCGACCCTCGGCAATACGGTCGGTGGCACCCTGTTCGTGGCCATCATCAAGTACGGCCATGCCGTGAAGAGCCGCTGA
- a CDS encoding ZIP family metal transporter, with translation MTALFLDRSPVVQALLAGTFTWAVTAVGALAVVLARDPGRRILDVLLGFAAGVMIAASFFSLLLPAVEQARAAGGSAWFPVTVGFLLGGGFLAVLDRVLPHLHPSLPVERAEGPRTAWQRSTLLVAAITLHNIPEGLALGVAFGGAALQGGGAGTTLAAAVALTVGIGLQNLPEGMAVALPLRGEGMGRGRAFLYGQASALVEPIAAVGGAAAVLTFRPVLPYALAFAAGAMIYVVVEELIPESHAHGHPDAATAGALSGFAVMMCMDLALG, from the coding sequence ATGACGGCGCTGTTCCTCGACCGCTCTCCGGTGGTGCAGGCGCTCCTGGCCGGCACGTTCACCTGGGCGGTGACGGCCGTGGGCGCCCTGGCCGTGGTCCTCGCGCGCGATCCGGGGCGGCGGATCCTGGACGTCCTCCTCGGGTTCGCCGCGGGCGTGATGATCGCGGCCAGCTTCTTCTCGTTGCTGCTCCCTGCGGTGGAGCAGGCGCGCGCCGCCGGCGGATCCGCATGGTTTCCCGTCACCGTCGGGTTCCTTCTCGGCGGCGGCTTCCTCGCCGTCCTGGACCGCGTGCTCCCCCACCTCCATCCGAGCCTGCCGGTGGAGCGCGCAGAGGGACCGCGAACCGCCTGGCAACGCTCCACGCTGCTGGTGGCGGCGATCACACTGCACAACATCCCCGAAGGGCTCGCCTTGGGTGTGGCCTTCGGTGGGGCCGCCCTCCAGGGCGGCGGTGCAGGCACCACGCTGGCGGCGGCCGTGGCCCTGACCGTGGGGATCGGTCTGCAGAACCTCCCGGAAGGGATGGCCGTCGCGCTGCCCTTGCGCGGGGAGGGCATGGGGCGGGGAAGGGCCTTCCTGTACGGGCAGGCCTCCGCCCTCGTGGAGCCGATCGCGGCCGTGGGGGGCGCCGCAGCCGTGCTGACCTTCCGCCCGGTCCTCCCCTACGCGCTGGCGTTCGCCGCGGGCGCGATGATCTACGTGGTCGTGGAAGAGCTCATCCCCGAATCGCACGCGCACGGACACCCGGATGCGGCGACCGCGGGGGCCCTGTCGGGCTTCGCCGTCATGATGTGCATGGACCTGGCGCTGGGCTGA